Proteins encoded by one window of Erysipelothrix rhusiopathiae:
- a CDS encoding N-acetylneuraminate lyase has product MKKLYSALLVAFDENGDLSEQGLREIVRYNIDHNKVDGLYVGGSTGENFLISTEEKKRIFEIAFEETQGACDLIAQVGSTNLKEAKELARFVTDLGYKTISAVTPFYYKFDFEEVKNYYNRILEDIDTEMIIYSIPYLTGVSLSLDQFAELFENEKIKGVKFTAADFYLLERMRTTFPEKLIYAGFDEMLLPACALGVDGAIGSTFNVNALKARQTMDAVDAGDLKTALQLQKETNDLISAVLDNDLYNTLKLILAEEGVHAGICREPMKAPQDAQRKRAIEIHRMYVKA; this is encoded by the coding sequence ATGAAAAAACTATATTCAGCATTACTGGTTGCCTTTGATGAAAACGGGGATCTTTCCGAACAAGGATTACGTGAAATTGTCCGTTACAATATCGATCATAATAAAGTCGATGGGCTTTATGTCGGGGGAAGTACGGGGGAAAACTTCTTAATCTCTACGGAAGAGAAAAAACGTATCTTCGAGATTGCCTTTGAAGAAACTCAAGGTGCTTGTGATTTAATTGCGCAAGTAGGTTCCACAAACCTTAAAGAAGCAAAAGAATTGGCTCGATTTGTAACTGATCTCGGATATAAAACGATCTCAGCCGTTACGCCTTTCTATTACAAATTTGATTTCGAGGAAGTTAAAAACTACTACAACCGCATTTTAGAAGATATCGATACTGAAATGATTATTTATTCAATTCCTTATCTAACCGGTGTATCCCTTTCATTGGATCAATTTGCAGAGCTCTTTGAAAACGAGAAAATTAAGGGTGTTAAGTTTACGGCAGCAGATTTCTATCTTCTTGAACGTATGCGCACAACATTCCCAGAAAAATTAATTTATGCAGGTTTTGATGAGATGTTGTTGCCAGCATGTGCATTGGGTGTTGATGGTGCAATTGGTTCAACCTTTAATGTGAATGCATTAAAAGCTCGTCAAACCATGGATGCCGTGGATGCAGGGGATTTAAAAACTGCATTACAACTCCAAAAAGAAACTAACGATTTAATCAGTGCGGTCTTAGATAATGACCTATATAACACATTAAAATTAATTTTAGCGGAGGAAGGGGTTCATGCAGGTATTTGTCGCGAACCGATGAAAGCACCTCAAGATGCACAACGTAAACGTGCAATTGAAATTCACCGGATGTATGTAAAGGCATAA
- a CDS encoding YbaK/EbsC family protein, whose translation MNPQPYQEEIYHLLHELDISYREDHHKPIFSVESDDLDIPGPQVKYLLLQPKKTDEYYLVVAHDETHPDLKQLAQDLGTKRLSFPSNEAMKDLLGIEFGSLTLLSLIADTDHKVTPIFDTAIDRDDTIGLLANNNTITLTLQVRDVEKYLEHLGYTPRYLELKQK comes from the coding sequence ATGAATCCACAACCATATCAAGAAGAAATCTATCATTTACTCCATGAACTCGACATTTCTTACCGGGAAGATCATCATAAACCAATTTTTTCCGTTGAATCCGATGATCTCGATATTCCAGGTCCACAAGTAAAATATTTACTATTACAACCTAAGAAAACGGATGAATATTACTTAGTCGTCGCTCACGATGAAACACATCCTGATTTAAAACAACTTGCACAAGACCTAGGAACTAAGCGTCTTTCATTTCCTTCGAATGAGGCAATGAAAGATTTATTAGGCATTGAGTTTGGCTCCTTGACCTTGCTTTCACTCATAGCGGATACAGACCACAAAGTCACACCAATTTTTGATACCGCGATTGATCGTGATGATACCATCGGCCTTCTCGCCAACAACAACACCATCACCTTAACTTTACAAGTTCGTGATGTAGAGAAATACCTCGAGCACCTTGGGTATACACCACGCTATCTTGAGTTAAAACAAAAATAA
- a CDS encoding alpha/beta hydrolase, with protein sequence MGKSGEMVDGTIYSPSLGFDWNYSAYCPYLDGEASISTLPVVYLLHGATGNHRNMTERFLLPEFLDECMELGECRKCVVIFVDGFNSFYLNSRCFQMETAVIEDLIPTLEARLELKPTRDKRFIGGLSMGGYGASNLALRYPEYFSKVMALSPAVWYSMTPSTVTYEWHVFRDQNDVFDHELWNRQHPSASLASYQSKNLPVSFLVMTGGMDDAVSISEVKRFVTDLQAYTEVDVHYLDDGDHSWPFWEYGTYYAFKHFF encoded by the coding sequence ATGGGAAAAAGCGGTGAGATGGTCGATGGCACAATCTATTCACCATCATTAGGATTTGATTGGAATTACAGTGCTTACTGTCCATATTTAGATGGTGAGGCATCAATCAGTACGCTCCCTGTTGTTTATTTATTACACGGGGCAACTGGAAACCATCGTAATATGACGGAACGGTTTTTATTGCCGGAATTTCTGGATGAATGTATGGAACTGGGTGAATGTCGTAAATGTGTTGTGATTTTTGTAGATGGCTTTAACTCGTTTTATCTAAACAGTCGTTGTTTTCAAATGGAGACGGCCGTGATCGAAGATCTCATTCCGACGCTTGAAGCACGTTTAGAGCTTAAGCCTACCCGAGACAAGCGCTTTATTGGTGGTTTATCTATGGGAGGTTATGGCGCAAGTAATTTAGCTTTACGCTATCCTGAGTATTTTTCAAAGGTAATGGCTTTATCACCTGCAGTTTGGTATTCCATGACACCCTCTACCGTAACTTATGAGTGGCATGTATTCCGAGATCAAAATGATGTATTTGATCATGAACTTTGGAATCGCCAACATCCAAGTGCAAGTCTTGCGTCATACCAATCAAAAAACCTACCTGTGTCTTTTTTGGTTATGACAGGCGGAATGGATGACGCCGTTTCGATTTCAGAAGTAAAACGCTTTGTCACCGATTTACAAGCCTATACAGAGGTGGATGTTCATTATCTTGATGATGGAGACCACTCTTGGCCTTTTTGGGAGTATGGCACCTATTATGCGTTTAAACATTTTTTCTAA
- a CDS encoding MATE family efflux transporter codes for MNTITTRKQLRHNLARYILPSIGAMIFFSLYTMVDGMFVGKGVGPQALASVNLSMPYINMIFAFALMIAVGASTRITYYFGKKNLYESNVIFSLGFWFLGLFALALAILMGLFRDSLILLLGATPDTMHSVSQYLSMMILFSPFFMLTYYLEVLVKADGAPGLSLLGIILSAFVNIILDYLFVIQFQWGIQGAAIATGIAQVFGFIFFLSYFLSSKSTLKFIKPTWNFQTLIKMIQIGIPDALTELSSGFITFVFNLGVAFYFGSNGLAAFGVLMYLTNLVTVTMIGINQGIQPLISYYHGQKQPKLINWILNDALFVSVLCGLGFFILCQAFPKVLVSGFIDAKNIEPFNLAVEALPIFSFGFLLSGINIVLAGYFAALERIRPAMLISMMRGYLLVALCVIILPYLFGASGIWFAPLTYELLTLVVSLILFKHYKKTA; via the coding sequence ATGAATACAATAACCACACGCAAGCAATTGCGTCACAATCTCGCCCGTTACATCCTTCCCTCAATCGGAGCGATGATCTTTTTTTCTTTATATACCATGGTTGATGGGATGTTTGTCGGTAAAGGCGTCGGACCACAAGCTTTAGCCTCCGTAAACCTTTCAATGCCTTACATCAATATGATTTTTGCGTTTGCCTTAATGATTGCGGTCGGTGCATCAACCCGCATCACCTATTACTTCGGTAAAAAGAACCTCTATGAAAGTAACGTCATCTTCTCACTGGGTTTCTGGTTTTTAGGGCTTTTCGCTTTGGCCTTAGCCATACTTATGGGTCTATTCCGTGACTCCTTAATTCTTTTGTTAGGGGCAACACCTGATACCATGCACTCTGTTTCTCAATACCTAAGTATGATGATCCTATTTAGTCCATTCTTTATGTTGACCTATTACCTTGAGGTATTGGTTAAAGCCGATGGTGCTCCTGGTTTATCGTTGCTGGGTATCATCTTAAGTGCCTTTGTGAACATTATCCTGGATTATCTTTTTGTAATTCAGTTTCAATGGGGCATTCAAGGTGCGGCAATTGCGACAGGGATTGCGCAAGTCTTCGGCTTTATCTTCTTTTTATCGTATTTCCTATCTTCTAAATCAACCCTAAAATTTATCAAGCCTACTTGGAATTTTCAGACTCTCATAAAAATGATTCAAATTGGAATTCCTGATGCCTTAACAGAACTTTCTTCTGGATTTATTACCTTTGTCTTTAACCTTGGAGTTGCCTTCTATTTTGGATCCAATGGGCTTGCGGCCTTTGGAGTCTTAATGTATCTAACCAATCTGGTTACGGTTACCATGATTGGAATCAATCAAGGTATACAACCCTTAATCAGTTACTATCACGGTCAAAAACAACCAAAACTTATTAATTGGATTTTAAACGATGCACTTTTTGTCAGTGTGTTGTGTGGACTTGGGTTCTTCATCCTTTGTCAGGCTTTTCCAAAAGTCCTTGTAAGTGGCTTTATTGATGCAAAGAACATCGAACCTTTCAACCTTGCGGTTGAAGCATTACCGATCTTTAGTTTTGGATTCCTTCTATCGGGAATTAATATTGTCTTAGCCGGCTATTTTGCTGCGCTGGAACGTATTCGTCCGGCAATGCTTATTTCAATGATGCGTGGCTATCTTCTTGTAGCGCTGTGTGTAATCATCCTTCCTTACTTATTCGGTGCAAGCGGGATTTGGTTTGCTCCCCTAACGTACGAATTGCTTACCCTAGTCGTTTCATTAATCCTTTTTAAACACTATAAAAAAACAGCCTAG
- a CDS encoding MurR/RpiR family transcriptional regulator: MDILDEIQKQYVNFSQKEKQIAMYILQKNNEIKNINIGKLAEQTGTSSATITRFCRKIGCESFVDMKIQISAAEQDGIPLESSDIFDSVYSYYNRVIDRTKKNIDKEELERVITALKDAQRIFIYGVGSSGLTAMEMTQRLLRMGFNVSGITDSHMMLINSTITKEKDLVIGISTSGKTIEVLNAVKTAKNNGSKILSMTSFSESELAHISDYQMFVYNSLFIDNKRFVNSQFAIMYLVDIISMKLLEDDQYSYVMSQTVDAIIKKANEKMEE; this comes from the coding sequence ATGGATATCCTCGATGAAATACAAAAACAATATGTCAATTTTTCTCAGAAAGAGAAACAAATTGCCATGTACATTCTGCAAAAAAATAATGAAATTAAAAATATAAATATTGGCAAACTGGCAGAACAAACGGGAACTTCCAGTGCAACGATTACACGCTTTTGTCGCAAAATTGGGTGTGAGAGTTTTGTTGATATGAAAATTCAAATTTCTGCAGCAGAACAAGATGGGATACCACTTGAGTCTTCGGATATCTTTGATAGTGTTTATTCTTACTACAATCGCGTGATTGATCGTACAAAGAAAAACATCGACAAAGAAGAGTTGGAACGTGTAATTACAGCTTTAAAAGATGCTCAGAGAATCTTTATCTATGGCGTTGGGAGTTCAGGGCTCACAGCGATGGAAATGACGCAACGATTATTACGTATGGGGTTCAATGTCTCCGGTATTACCGATTCCCATATGATGTTGATTAATTCAACCATTACCAAAGAAAAAGATCTTGTAATTGGTATCTCCACATCGGGGAAAACAATTGAAGTACTTAATGCTGTAAAGACAGCTAAAAATAATGGATCAAAAATATTATCCATGACCAGTTTCTCAGAAAGTGAATTAGCGCATATTAGTGATTACCAAATGTTTGTATACAACAGTTTATTTATCGACAACAAACGTTTTGTGAATTCACAGTTTGCGATTATGTATCTTGTTGATATTATCTCCATGAAATTATTGGAAGATGATCAATACAGTTATGTTATGAGTCAAACTGTGGATGCGATTATAAAAAAAGCAAATGAAAAAATGGAAGAATAA
- a CDS encoding carbohydrate ABC transporter permease: MKALKQKIKKKHIDTSGYLFLLPALLFFVTFVLYPMVKGIYLSFFRFRGRNQVFYGLNHYANLMHDDIFLKSMRNTAVITLVAVPIVVMLALFIAIHIYNKHAAVRSFFRGVFYIPAISSVVSITVVWLWIYNPDFGILNYILKNVGLISENVQWLGNSKTAIYAIIAVLITTSLGQPIILYVAALGNVPEELLESARIDGAGNWVIFRKIIWPLIKPTTLYIVVTTTINSFQIFSLIQLMTAGGPNYSTSTVMYLVYETAIILQEYGKASAMGVILAVIIAIISTLQFKFLSDDVNY, from the coding sequence ATGAAGGCATTAAAACAGAAAATTAAAAAGAAGCATATTGATACAAGTGGATATTTATTCTTACTCCCTGCATTGTTATTCTTCGTGACATTCGTTTTATATCCCATGGTCAAAGGGATCTACTTATCATTTTTCAGATTTAGAGGACGTAACCAGGTCTTCTATGGACTCAATCATTACGCAAACTTAATGCATGATGATATATTCTTAAAATCAATGCGTAATACAGCAGTTATTACCTTGGTTGCTGTTCCAATTGTGGTAATGTTGGCACTGTTTATCGCAATTCATATTTATAATAAACACGCTGCAGTTCGTTCGTTCTTTAGAGGTGTATTCTATATTCCTGCAATCTCATCCGTTGTATCCATTACAGTTGTTTGGTTATGGATTTATAACCCTGATTTTGGAATCTTGAACTATATCCTAAAAAATGTAGGACTCATTAGTGAAAATGTACAATGGCTTGGAAACTCTAAGACCGCAATCTATGCAATTATTGCAGTTCTGATTACCACAAGTCTTGGACAACCCATTATTCTTTATGTCGCAGCTTTAGGAAACGTTCCAGAAGAGTTATTGGAATCAGCACGTATCGATGGTGCTGGGAACTGGGTTATTTTTAGAAAAATAATCTGGCCACTGATCAAACCAACCACACTTTATATTGTGGTCACCACGACCATTAACAGCTTCCAAATTTTCTCACTGATTCAATTAATGACAGCCGGAGGACCAAACTACTCTACCTCAACCGTAATGTATCTGGTTTATGAAACGGCGATTATTCTACAAGAATATGGAAAGGCGTCAGCGATGGGGGTTATTCTTGCGGTAATTATCGCAATTATCTCAACTCTACAATTCAAATTCTTGTCCGATGACGTTAATTATTAG
- a CDS encoding carbohydrate ABC transporter permease, whose product MKFKKFGLFNIISMIFLVALTIFFIFPFYWIASGSFKLQDVAIALPPEWFPLNPTFDNYKLLLQPLTARWFFNSVFVSLTTTLLVCTTASLAGYALAKKKFPGVKLIFAIFIAAMALPKQVILIPLLRFITELGLMDTYAALILPAVGWPFGVFLMKQFSHAVPDSLLESADIDGCSEIKKFWHIVLPIVKPGIGALAIFTFISSWNDYFSQLVFTNSEVMKTLPLGLASMAQSAEFSLNYGLLMAGALLASLPMIVVFLCFQSFFTQGVTVGAVKG is encoded by the coding sequence ATGAAGTTTAAAAAATTTGGACTCTTTAATATCATTTCAATGATATTCTTAGTCGCACTCACAATATTCTTTATCTTTCCATTTTACTGGATTGCATCCGGTTCATTTAAATTACAAGATGTTGCGATCGCATTGCCACCCGAGTGGTTTCCTTTAAATCCAACATTTGATAACTATAAATTATTACTACAACCACTAACCGCTCGCTGGTTCTTTAACTCAGTCTTTGTGTCCTTAACCACAACTTTGTTAGTGTGTACAACGGCTTCGCTTGCTGGATATGCCTTAGCGAAGAAAAAATTCCCTGGGGTTAAGCTGATCTTCGCAATCTTTATTGCTGCGATGGCTCTACCGAAACAGGTAATCTTAATACCACTTCTACGTTTCATAACTGAACTTGGGTTAATGGATACCTATGCAGCTTTAATTCTTCCAGCAGTTGGATGGCCCTTTGGTGTCTTCTTAATGAAACAGTTCTCTCATGCAGTTCCAGATTCTTTGTTAGAATCTGCGGACATTGATGGCTGTAGTGAAATTAAGAAATTCTGGCACATTGTGCTTCCAATTGTGAAGCCAGGAATTGGTGCACTTGCAATCTTTACCTTTATTTCAAGTTGGAATGATTACTTCTCACAACTTGTCTTTACAAACTCGGAAGTTATGAAGACACTTCCATTAGGCCTTGCTTCCATGGCACAGTCTGCAGAGTTCTCATTAAACTACGGACTTCTAATGGCAGGGGCATTACTTGCATCCTTACCGATGATTGTTGTGTTCCTCTGTTTCCAAAGCTTCTTTACACAAGGTGTTACAGTAGGTGCTGTGAAAGGATAA
- a CDS encoding YjjG family noncanonical pyrimidine nucleotidase: MTYTTLLFDIDNTLLNFKESETIALKQLFETLKVPYTKEVLDYYYDVNHKLWEAHERGEINQQTILDERFGVSLASFNLPYTGREMDQMFRTLIEENNIFMPGAMELLEAVKDDYRLGIVTNGITDTQYKRLDHANIRDWFGHIFISQELGYAKPMIEFFEIVAKEMQPFNPAETIVLGDNIKADVYGAMNAGLTGCWYNPEGKANSTDIKPDFEINNLLDFLDIIK, encoded by the coding sequence ATGACATATACTACATTACTATTTGATATTGATAATACCTTGTTAAATTTTAAGGAATCTGAAACGATTGCGCTTAAACAACTTTTTGAAACGTTAAAGGTACCGTATACCAAAGAAGTCTTGGATTACTACTATGATGTGAACCATAAGTTATGGGAAGCACATGAACGTGGTGAGATTAATCAACAAACCATTCTTGACGAGCGCTTTGGTGTCTCCCTAGCATCTTTTAATTTACCGTATACAGGTCGTGAGATGGATCAAATGTTTCGAACACTGATTGAAGAAAATAATATCTTTATGCCTGGTGCAATGGAATTACTGGAGGCAGTCAAGGATGACTATCGTTTAGGCATTGTGACCAATGGGATTACGGATACACAATATAAACGACTGGATCACGCAAACATTCGTGATTGGTTTGGTCATATCTTTATTTCTCAAGAACTTGGGTATGCGAAACCGATGATTGAGTTTTTTGAGATTGTCGCCAAAGAAATGCAACCGTTTAATCCTGCAGAAACAATTGTATTGGGTGATAATATTAAAGCAGATGTTTATGGTGCGATGAATGCGGGACTTACTGGATGTTGGTATAACCCTGAAGGGAAAGCCAACTCAACAGATATTAAACCGGATTTTGAGATTAATAATTTGCTTGATTTCCTTGATATTATTAAATAA
- a CDS encoding ROK family protein, whose product MKRYRCIDIGGTSIKHACYNELGEALTETETLSVKQTAGNHEIVDTLHQILKQDLDVDGVAISTAGVVDLETGSIQYAGYTIPDYTGTPLKEIIESTYHIPCFVENDVNCACMGEYWQGAARGASSVVCLTIGTGVGGALMFEGNLWHGASGTAGEVGYIPIKNAYFQDLASTTALVEDVMKHHPSDQIFDGRLVIANAKRGDLICQQALTRFVDHLVQGLATIQYLINPEVIVLGGGIMAQQAYLEPMIKAALEETMIPSFNTANIQFAKLKNDAGMVGALYHFLRRKEG is encoded by the coding sequence ATGAAGCGTTACCGTTGCATTGATATCGGAGGCACATCGATAAAACATGCATGTTATAACGAGTTGGGTGAGGCGTTAACTGAAACTGAAACCCTTTCTGTAAAACAAACAGCCGGTAATCATGAAATTGTTGATACCTTGCATCAAATTTTAAAGCAGGATTTAGATGTCGATGGTGTTGCGATTTCAACGGCCGGTGTTGTGGATTTAGAAACCGGATCGATTCAATATGCGGGGTATACCATTCCTGATTACACGGGAACCCCGCTTAAAGAAATTATCGAATCAACCTATCACATTCCATGTTTCGTAGAGAATGATGTGAATTGTGCCTGTATGGGTGAGTATTGGCAAGGTGCTGCACGTGGTGCATCGTCGGTGGTATGCCTTACCATTGGTACAGGGGTTGGTGGTGCATTAATGTTTGAAGGAAATCTTTGGCATGGTGCAAGCGGTACGGCAGGGGAAGTCGGGTACATTCCAATAAAGAACGCATATTTTCAAGATTTAGCGTCCACAACCGCATTGGTCGAAGATGTGATGAAACATCATCCCAGTGATCAAATATTTGATGGACGATTGGTAATTGCCAATGCAAAAAGAGGGGATCTTATTTGCCAACAAGCACTTACACGATTTGTAGATCATTTAGTTCAAGGTCTTGCTACCATTCAATACTTAATCAACCCCGAGGTAATTGTCCTTGGTGGGGGAATTATGGCACAGCAAGCTTATCTTGAACCGATGATCAAAGCTGCACTTGAAGAAACCATGATCCCATCCTTTAATACCGCAAACATCCAGTTTGCAAAACTTAAAAACGATGCGGGCATGGTTGGTGCGCTCTATCACTTTTTAAGAAGAAAGGAAGGATAA
- a CDS encoding DUF3307 domain-containing protein, whose translation MINLFLYFAILHILADFHLQSNKMFENKSSSFSWLIAHISVHAIVFGMFAFMFDGEAWIYVAAMVFVHFILELMKAIIIQCEFKGVCNRLELVEVISQLVHFGVLYAFSSYLFRHQFFLEITQMHTVFGMDATVGLSVVVAVLMLTRPVHVLFKIKKGSLELVNI comes from the coding sequence ATGATTAATTTATTTTTGTATTTTGCCATTCTACATATACTTGCGGATTTTCATCTACAATCCAATAAAATGTTTGAGAACAAGAGCTCATCATTTTCATGGTTAATTGCACATATTAGTGTCCATGCGATTGTATTTGGAATGTTTGCGTTTATGTTTGATGGAGAAGCCTGGATTTATGTAGCAGCCATGGTTTTTGTTCACTTTATCTTAGAGTTGATGAAAGCAATCATCATTCAATGTGAATTTAAAGGTGTTTGTAATCGTCTAGAGCTTGTGGAAGTGATCAGTCAATTGGTTCATTTTGGAGTGCTTTATGCATTCTCTAGTTATTTATTTAGACATCAGTTCTTCTTGGAAATTACGCAAATGCATACTGTATTTGGAATGGATGCAACCGTTGGTTTAAGTGTTGTGGTGGCTGTTTTAATGCTTACACGACCTGTACATGTTTTATTTAAAATTAAAAAAGGTTCACTTGAACTTGTGAACATCTAA
- a CDS encoding ABC transporter substrate-binding protein, with protein MKRFTKGVITTAALALLLTGCGKKKDSEEVTIKYWNFPNFTNDQEFPDSADYDAALIKAFEEKNPTIKVDYQKIDFTDGPAKVETAIQSKTNPDVIYDAPGRVIDWASKGYLKEFADVDTKQLDASAVKASSLDNKLYLYPQGIAPFLMAVNTNVTDKLGITDLLPLDKEDNPGRNWTVDEFETFLKAVKEKDPEMIPTLLYAKSAAGDQGPRAFVSNLYGSWITDEAISEYTINNEQGVKGLEWVAKASKEGLLGSGQGLESKDGQEYFKSNKTAISILSSPGLRTQHMQGSDMNARFLPYPNDAKAPKYEFLVAGPAVFDNGDDAKAAAAQKFADFMINDEVWGKRTLLATGNFSAQQGQTGLYDDAELKFAESLTPQFGPYYNTIEGYAKMRPYWFPMLQSVMSGEAEPKAAADAFVEKANNTIKEAQ; from the coding sequence ATGAAACGATTTACGAAAGGTGTTATCACAACAGCAGCATTAGCGTTGTTGTTGACAGGATGTGGTAAGAAGAAAGATTCTGAAGAAGTAACCATTAAATATTGGAACTTCCCAAACTTTACCAATGATCAAGAATTTCCAGATTCAGCAGATTACGATGCAGCGCTTATTAAAGCATTTGAGGAAAAAAACCCAACCATTAAGGTTGATTACCAAAAAATTGACTTTACAGATGGTCCTGCAAAAGTTGAAACCGCAATTCAATCAAAAACAAATCCTGATGTAATCTATGATGCTCCAGGTCGTGTTATTGACTGGGCTTCAAAAGGATACCTCAAAGAATTTGCAGATGTTGATACAAAACAACTTGATGCATCAGCAGTAAAAGCAAGTAGTCTTGATAATAAACTCTATCTTTACCCACAAGGGATTGCACCGTTCTTAATGGCTGTAAATACCAATGTAACAGATAAGTTAGGAATCACAGATTTACTTCCATTAGATAAAGAAGATAATCCAGGACGTAATTGGACTGTTGATGAATTTGAAACATTCTTAAAAGCAGTTAAAGAAAAAGATCCAGAAATGATTCCGACATTACTTTATGCGAAATCAGCTGCAGGGGATCAAGGTCCTCGTGCCTTTGTTTCAAACTTATACGGCTCATGGATTACAGATGAAGCAATCTCAGAATATACCATTAATAACGAACAAGGTGTTAAAGGTCTAGAATGGGTAGCTAAAGCTTCAAAAGAGGGATTACTTGGAAGTGGACAAGGTCTTGAATCAAAAGATGGTCAAGAATACTTCAAATCCAATAAAACCGCAATTTCAATTCTTTCATCTCCAGGACTTCGTACACAACACATGCAAGGTTCAGACATGAATGCACGTTTCTTACCTTATCCAAATGATGCGAAAGCACCTAAATATGAATTCTTAGTTGCAGGTCCAGCCGTATTTGACAACGGTGATGATGCGAAAGCAGCAGCAGCTCAAAAATTCGCAGACTTCATGATCAATGATGAAGTATGGGGTAAACGTACACTTCTTGCAACAGGAAACTTCTCAGCACAACAAGGTCAAACTGGATTATATGATGATGCAGAACTTAAATTCGCAGAATCACTAACACCTCAATTTGGTCCTTACTACAATACCATTGAAGGTTATGCAAAAATGCGTCCTTACTGGTTCCCAATGTTACAATCTGTAATGAGTGGTGAAGCAGAACCGAAAGCCGCAGCGGATGCATTTGTAGAAAAAGCAAATAATACAATAAAAGAAGCACAATAG
- a CDS encoding GNAT family N-acetyltransferase, whose amino-acid sequence MIRKTQLDDLPVIWELMNDLECTEFPYELFCDAFEAVYSNPYMHMFVYEANKTVLGCLNMRIDVQLHHSGFIAEINDFVMNASCRGKGYGSALLNHAEAYAIEKGALQLELTTNKNRIRAHEFYTAHGFESTHYKFVKML is encoded by the coding sequence ATGATACGAAAAACTCAGTTGGATGATTTACCTGTAATTTGGGAATTAATGAATGACTTGGAATGTACTGAATTTCCTTATGAATTATTTTGTGATGCATTTGAAGCTGTGTATTCCAATCCATATATGCATATGTTTGTCTATGAGGCAAATAAGACGGTTTTAGGCTGTTTAAATATGAGAATTGATGTCCAACTCCATCACAGTGGTTTCATCGCAGAAATCAACGATTTTGTCATGAATGCAAGTTGTCGTGGTAAAGGATACGGATCTGCATTATTAAATCATGCGGAAGCCTATGCAATCGAAAAAGGTGCATTACAACTTGAGCTGACAACCAACAAAAATCGCATCCGTGCTCATGAATTTTATACAGCTCATGGCTTTGAATCAACACACTATAAATTTGTGAAAATGCTTTAG
- a CDS encoding N-acetylmannosamine-6-phosphate 2-epimerase — protein MKKHSIFKQLEKGLVVSCQALPDEPLYREEGGIMVLMAQAAVRAGAVGIRAQGVTDIKQIKDAVELPVIGLIKKPYPNYQQYITVTMAEIDALVETGCDIIALDATLRPRGDGKSIEAFIHEIKTKYPNCILMGDISTLEEGIHCEAIGMDCVGTTLSGYTDYSPQQEGPDYQLMVDLVQQLSIPVIAEGRIHSPEAARKAIECGVHCVTVGGAITRPQEITNRFVKAMNDN, from the coding sequence ATGAAAAAGCATAGTATTTTTAAACAACTCGAGAAGGGTCTTGTCGTTTCATGTCAAGCACTTCCCGATGAACCACTTTATCGTGAAGAGGGTGGGATCATGGTTTTAATGGCTCAAGCAGCAGTCCGTGCGGGTGCCGTAGGGATCCGCGCACAAGGGGTTACAGATATCAAACAAATTAAAGATGCTGTAGAACTTCCAGTAATTGGGCTCATTAAAAAACCTTATCCAAATTATCAACAGTATATCACGGTAACAATGGCTGAAATTGATGCACTTGTTGAAACGGGCTGTGATATCATTGCACTTGATGCAACCTTAAGACCAAGAGGTGATGGGAAATCCATCGAAGCCTTTATTCATGAAATTAAAACAAAATATCCAAATTGTATTTTAATGGGTGATATTTCAACGTTAGAAGAAGGGATACATTGTGAAGCAATCGGTATGGACTGTGTGGGCACAACACTTAGTGGCTATACGGATTATTCACCACAACAAGAAGGACCGGATTACCAACTTATGGTAGATCTAGTACAACAGTTGTCGATACCAGTGATTGCGGAAGGAAGAATACATTCTCCCGAAGCAGCACGTAAGGCTATTGAATGTGGTGTACATTGTGTTACTGTAGGGGGTGCAATTACGCGACCTCAAGAAATAACAAATCGCTTTGTGAAAGCGATGAACGATAACTAG